Proteins encoded together in one Bacteroides ovatus window:
- a CDS encoding DUF4956 domain-containing protein: MFDELSDITLIETPLMDSAGFLELLLRFCFNLLVVSCIIHLFYYPKSKRRDYYFTFTLISISIFLMIFLLGSVKLKIGFALGLFAIFGIIRYRTESMPVREMTYLFVIIAISVINALAVEISYAELVCTNLLFIVSIWLCESNRWLKHISCKLIQYDRIELIKPERELDLLRDLRERTGLDIVRVEVGHIDFLRDTAMLKIYYEPLKDEINTIDTLTRLPKENE; the protein is encoded by the coding sequence ATGTTTGATGAACTAAGTGATATTACATTAATAGAAACACCATTGATGGATAGCGCAGGTTTCCTGGAATTGTTGTTGCGATTCTGCTTCAATTTACTGGTGGTATCCTGCATTATTCATCTGTTTTATTACCCCAAGAGCAAACGGCGTGATTATTATTTCACCTTTACGCTGATAAGCATCAGCATTTTCCTGATGATTTTCTTATTGGGAAGTGTCAAACTGAAAATAGGTTTTGCGCTCGGTTTATTTGCCATTTTCGGTATCATTCGCTATCGGACCGAGTCAATGCCCGTGCGTGAGATGACTTATCTTTTTGTTATCATTGCCATTTCGGTAATCAATGCTCTTGCCGTAGAAATCAGTTATGCCGAACTGGTATGTACCAACTTGCTTTTCATTGTCAGTATATGGCTTTGCGAAAGCAATCGCTGGCTGAAACATATCTCCTGTAAATTGATTCAATATGACAGGATAGAACTGATAAAACCCGAAAGAGAATTGGACTTATTGCGCGATCTCCGAGAACGGACAGGACTTGACATTGTTCGTGTGGAAGTGGGACATATCGATTTTTTACGGGATACAGCCATGCTGAAAATCTACTATGAACCGCTGAAAGATGAGATAAATACGATTGATACGTTGACCCGCTTACCTAAAGAAAATGAATAA
- a CDS encoding LytR/AlgR family response regulator transcription factor: MKCIAIDDEPLALTQLSDYISQVPFLSLVKSCQDAFEAMKILSEEEVDLIFVDINMPDLNGLDFIRSLVNRPLVIFTTAYSEYAVEGFKLDAVDYLLKPFEFQDLLKAADKARRQFEYRLLEQQGEIGNASQIKGDSLFVKSDYRVVRIDVKNIRYIEGMSEYVRIFVEGEDKPVITLASLQKMEERLPTHFMRVHRSYIVNLRKITEVSRLRIIFDKNTYIPVGDNYKEKFTEYIGKLSLS; encoded by the coding sequence ATGAAATGTATAGCAATAGATGATGAGCCGTTAGCATTGACGCAGTTGTCGGATTATATATCCCAGGTACCTTTTTTGTCTTTGGTAAAGTCATGCCAGGATGCGTTCGAGGCAATGAAGATATTGTCCGAAGAGGAGGTTGATTTGATCTTTGTGGATATTAATATGCCCGATTTGAACGGATTGGATTTCATACGTTCTTTGGTGAACCGTCCGTTGGTGATTTTCACTACTGCTTATTCTGAATATGCGGTAGAGGGTTTCAAACTGGATGCCGTAGATTATCTGCTGAAACCGTTTGAGTTCCAGGATTTATTGAAAGCGGCGGATAAAGCCCGCAGGCAATTTGAATATCGTTTGTTGGAACAACAGGGTGAAATAGGAAATGCTTCGCAGATAAAAGGAGATTCATTATTCGTGAAGAGCGATTACAGAGTGGTTCGCATCGATGTGAAGAATATCCGCTATATTGAGGGGATGAGTGAGTATGTGCGTATCTTTGTGGAAGGAGAGGACAAGCCTGTAATAACGCTTGCCAGCCTCCAGAAAATGGAAGAACGGCTTCCCACGCATTTCATGCGGGTCCACCGTTCTTATATTGTCAATCTTCGCAAGATTACCGAAGTTTCCCGTCTTCGCATTATCTTTGATAAGAATACTTATATTCCTGTCGGTGATAATTATAAGGAGAAATTTACGGAATACATTGGGAAATTAAGCCTTTCTTAA
- a CDS encoding polyphosphate polymerase domain-containing protein, whose amino-acid sequence MNETCNVTTALSAFSSISLEEMSTIRLMNRTDTKYIVSLSALMDVLQRASNCYRVQEVQGERNIVYHTTYLDTPDYAMYLAHQNGRVIREKIRVRTYVSSGLTFLEVKNKNNKGRTDKKRIRVQGVNSLRQDGGEEFLRNYAWYELSTLKLLLENHFHRITLVNKAMTERLTIDTGVHFHHLITGTEARLENLAIIELKRDGRTYSPIGEILRELHVRPSGISKYCVGTVLTAGNLKYNRFKPKLRMAQKIAKKQLMNI is encoded by the coding sequence ATGAACGAGACATGTAATGTGACCACCGCACTTTCCGCTTTCTCCTCCATTTCTTTGGAAGAGATGAGTACCATCCGTTTGATGAACCGTACCGACACAAAGTATATCGTTTCACTCTCTGCCCTGATGGACGTATTGCAACGGGCAAGTAACTGTTATCGTGTGCAGGAGGTGCAGGGAGAACGGAATATAGTTTATCACACTACCTATCTCGACACTCCCGATTACGCCATGTATCTGGCTCATCAAAACGGAAGAGTGATCCGTGAGAAAATCCGTGTAAGGACGTATGTCTCTTCCGGTCTGACTTTCCTGGAAGTGAAAAATAAGAATAATAAAGGGAGGACAGATAAAAAGCGGATCCGGGTACAAGGAGTAAACTCGTTGCGTCAGGATGGAGGAGAAGAGTTTCTTCGCAATTATGCCTGGTATGAGTTGTCTACCTTGAAACTTCTACTGGAAAATCATTTTCATCGTATTACATTGGTGAATAAGGCAATGACAGAACGGCTGACCATCGATACCGGTGTGCATTTCCATCATCTCATAACCGGAACAGAAGCTAGATTGGAAAATCTTGCCATCATAGAACTGAAGCGCGACGGGAGAACTTATTCACCCATCGGTGAAATACTGCGCGAACTGCATGTGCGGCCTTCGGGAATTAGTAAATATTGTGTGGGAACCGTACTCACAGCCGGGAACTTAAAATATAATCGGTTTAAACCCAAGTTGAGAATGGCACAGAAGATAGCAAAGAAGCAACTAATGAATATTTAA
- a CDS encoding DUF2490 domain-containing protein: MEDKSGRESKKRLWDTGRYLVGCLLLLCMAGKSYAQGDDFGVWTSAEVKKKIFSGFDASLEGEFRTRDGLQTVERWSGSAGVSYKMFRWLKASAGYTFIHYYHPMEVTKKGNYIPEYWQPKHRVNLSLTGKVDWRRFTFSLRERWQYTYRPSQSVPKFDGDDGSVKNDEYISGKGKNVLRSRLQVEYNIRKCAFTPYTSCELSYSLNEIGAFEKLRWTLGTEWKLSKKHALDFYYLYQNKADDDEANGHVIGAGYSFKF; encoded by the coding sequence ATGGAAGATAAGTCAGGCAGAGAAAGTAAGAAGAGACTCTGGGATACAGGCAGATACCTGGTTGGTTGCCTGTTATTGTTGTGTATGGCAGGGAAGAGTTATGCACAGGGAGATGATTTCGGCGTGTGGACCAGTGCGGAAGTGAAGAAAAAGATATTCTCCGGTTTCGATGCTTCTCTGGAAGGTGAATTCCGTACAAGAGACGGATTGCAGACGGTGGAACGCTGGTCGGGTTCGGCAGGTGTTTCCTATAAGATGTTTCGTTGGCTGAAAGCATCCGCAGGATATACGTTTATTCATTATTACCATCCGATGGAAGTCACTAAAAAAGGAAACTATATCCCCGAATATTGGCAGCCGAAACATCGTGTAAACTTGTCATTAACAGGAAAGGTGGACTGGCGCCGCTTCACGTTTTCCCTTCGTGAACGGTGGCAATATACTTATCGTCCCAGTCAGTCGGTCCCCAAATTCGATGGTGATGACGGGAGTGTGAAGAATGATGAATATATCAGTGGAAAAGGAAAAAATGTGCTTCGTTCCCGTCTTCAGGTGGAATATAATATACGTAAATGTGCTTTTACGCCTTATACTTCATGTGAACTTTCATATTCGTTGAATGAGATCGGTGCTTTTGAAAAGTTGCGATGGACATTGGGGACGGAATGGAAACTAAGTAAGAAACATGCTCTCGATTTTTATTATCTGTATCAGAATAAGGCAGACGACGATGAGGCAAACGGGCATGTGATCGGTGCAGGATATTCATTTAAGTTTTAA
- a CDS encoding sensor histidine kinase, which translates to MKRLRKQHVLEQSIYGAIWIVIFLLPLIGGYFAMSGGLEREETRMVIRESWLSILPFFVLFLLNNYGLVPYFLFKKRYWQYTVSLIFVIGMICWLSPFPSANHFPKDFKRGELPLRMKENRRDQIIKTREKAREEGDVHWHESNPEQRPRGMGDPNGPGRFPKPTPFPYPPFVLRYLIHFIIAFLMVGFNIAIKLFFKSFRDEEMLKELEHQRLQSELQYLKYQINPHFFMNTLNNIHALVDIDTGKAKSTIVELSKLMRYVLYEASNKTILLSREVQFLKNYIALMSLRYTNKVSIQMDFPAEVPEVQIPPLLFVSFVENAFKHGVSYRSESFIHVLMQLDEGNRLSFRCSNSNNGSADEQHHGIGLENIRKRLRLLFGNDYTLSITEEEHKFDVLLIIPLLE; encoded by the coding sequence ATGAAAAGACTGCGTAAACAACACGTGCTGGAGCAGAGTATTTACGGAGCTATCTGGATCGTAATATTTCTTCTTCCGCTGATAGGCGGATACTTTGCCATGAGTGGAGGACTTGAACGGGAGGAAACCCGTATGGTGATCCGCGAATCATGGTTGAGTATCCTTCCTTTTTTCGTGCTTTTCCTGTTGAATAATTATGGGCTGGTTCCCTATTTTCTTTTTAAGAAAAGGTACTGGCAATATACTGTTTCGTTGATTTTTGTAATAGGAATGATTTGTTGGCTTTCTCCGTTTCCTTCTGCCAATCATTTCCCCAAAGATTTCAAGCGAGGAGAGTTGCCTCTTCGTATGAAGGAGAACCGGAGGGACCAGATTATTAAGACGAGAGAAAAGGCGAGGGAGGAAGGGGATGTGCATTGGCATGAATCCAATCCCGAACAACGTCCTAGGGGAATGGGAGATCCAAATGGTCCCGGAAGATTTCCAAAACCGACTCCTTTTCCTTATCCTCCTTTTGTGCTCCGCTATCTTATTCATTTCATCATTGCCTTTTTGATGGTAGGGTTCAATATCGCCATCAAACTTTTCTTTAAATCTTTCCGTGATGAAGAAATGCTGAAGGAACTGGAACATCAACGTTTGCAGTCGGAACTGCAGTATTTGAAATATCAGATTAATCCTCATTTCTTCATGAATACGCTCAATAATATTCATGCGTTGGTGGATATTGATACGGGGAAAGCGAAAAGTACGATTGTGGAACTCTCTAAACTGATGCGTTATGTGCTTTATGAAGCGAGTAATAAAACGATTTTGCTTTCACGTGAGGTTCAGTTTCTTAAAAATTACATTGCCCTGATGAGTTTGCGCTATACCAACAAAGTATCTATTCAGATGGATTTTCCGGCCGAAGTGCCCGAAGTGCAGATTCCTCCTTTGCTTTTTGTCTCTTTTGTGGAAAATGCTTTTAAGCATGGAGTCAGTTATCGGAGCGAGTCTTTTATTCATGTCTTGATGCAGTTGGATGAGGGCAACCGGCTTTCATTCCGTTGTTCCAACAGCAATAATGGTTCGGCTGACGAACAGCATCATGGCATCGGACTCGAGAATATCCGTAAGCGGTTGAGGCTTTTATTTGGCAATGATTATACGCTTTCCATTACCGAAGAGGAACATAAATTTGATGTCTTACTTATTATACCTTTATTAGAATGA
- a CDS encoding DUF4925 domain-containing protein, which produces MKKLSILFISSLIGTAGLMTSCSEDYPGPDPVDVTANYSNKYLSKSNLTLTYDGDEMTGKAVDFSTVKGETANVTFYNVFPGEETLKLTDIPISGDANGYSFSGNGTGNLTGSTFNYSGRVENGQLTVNLTNIKMVNSAQMANTYALSDIIYGRGKDMIRNSDTGLYEWGESDGKMIAAPLYVDMDIELSSDGSFLYAVMTGLVKGMGGYLLAQLLDNVTLQPNGYITANYTTDEMMLGEQKFSEINMEDPESMNKVATFVMYKLFLPYPMGGFQQQDIINATEGVNRIYAPSPKGLAYWYMKNDHFYLKLDLPAIIIQVMKSQGKSIDQNLMALLTDAILNSDPVQLKNILSTISGQLDNSILSMLAGLDNATFQMLFGWIKEGIPMQMEKKDGHTYLYVTKDALTPFIPFLPSLEPLMAGIPNFGPMLFDSYIMPLYKGWSTITKLHIGIDLTVNN; this is translated from the coding sequence ATGAAGAAATTATCTATACTATTTATAAGCAGCCTCATCGGAACGGCAGGTTTGATGACTTCATGTAGTGAAGACTATCCAGGACCGGACCCGGTGGACGTAACAGCGAATTACTCGAATAAATACTTGAGCAAATCCAACCTGACATTAACTTATGATGGGGATGAAATGACTGGCAAAGCAGTCGACTTCAGTACAGTGAAAGGAGAAACGGCTAATGTTACTTTTTATAATGTATTTCCCGGAGAAGAAACACTCAAACTGACTGATATACCTATTTCCGGAGATGCTAACGGTTACTCTTTTTCCGGCAACGGCACGGGAAATTTAACCGGCAGTACCTTTAATTATAGCGGACGTGTAGAAAACGGCCAGTTGACAGTGAACCTGACCAATATAAAGATGGTGAACAGCGCACAAATGGCCAACACTTATGCACTTAGCGACATCATATACGGCAGAGGAAAGGATATGATCCGCAATTCGGATACCGGCCTGTACGAATGGGGGGAATCCGATGGTAAAATGATTGCCGCACCTCTTTATGTAGACATGGATATTGAACTAAGCAGTGATGGCAGTTTCCTTTATGCGGTCATGACAGGGCTGGTGAAAGGAATGGGTGGTTATCTTCTGGCACAGCTTCTCGATAACGTCACCTTACAACCTAACGGATACATCACAGCCAATTATACAACGGATGAAATGATGCTGGGAGAGCAGAAGTTCAGTGAAATAAACATGGAAGATCCCGAATCTATGAATAAAGTCGCTACATTCGTTATGTATAAGTTATTCTTACCTTATCCGATGGGAGGTTTCCAGCAACAGGATATTATCAATGCCACGGAGGGGGTAAACCGGATTTATGCTCCATCTCCCAAAGGACTGGCCTACTGGTATATGAAGAACGATCATTTCTATCTGAAACTGGATCTTCCGGCAATTATCATTCAAGTCATGAAATCGCAGGGGAAAAGTATCGATCAGAATCTGATGGCTTTATTGACAGACGCTATCCTGAATTCAGATCCGGTTCAACTCAAGAATATATTAAGTACTATCAGCGGTCAACTGGATAATTCCATATTATCCATGCTGGCAGGTCTGGATAACGCCACTTTCCAAATGCTGTTCGGCTGGATAAAAGAGGGAATCCCCATGCAAATGGAGAAGAAAGACGGACACACTTATCTGTACGTAACCAAAGATGCATTGACTCCGTTCATTCCTTTCCTCCCCAGTCTGGAACCTTTGATGGCAGGTATTCCCAATTTTGGTCCGATGCTGTTCGACAGTTATATCATGCCGCTTTATAAGGGTTGGTCTACCATCACCAAACTGCATATAGGTATAGACCTTACAGTCAACAACTAA
- a CDS encoding DUF4925 domain-containing protein, with protein sequence MRTLKKLLYVACTASLLTSCEETYNDKLFWPGELNQEYGSYIKPATLDLTYSGEKLVGKTVDFKTDDSEKGTITLNDIIPGEKTTPIQIDLCEQGDSYTFSGKNITMKGATVTYSGTLTPKTMKLDLNVAMPQSKWGKSYGLSGFTKGKKMIVGTSGGQYVWKESSSEILTGAFYVHLDDVELTKSGSTLFMRMKLVQNALCYFIPQLLQSVTLQPDGNVIANYTTSPVYIGSIPISNIDPDKDTGTIALFVIKFMLGTLKESDITSVLADRTWAASPINLITWAANNGQIKMNLNLPAIIGLTTQDGETPIDPGLISGITEALAKSNPIQLKKLLGTLNAILDNQFLGIIANMDDASFRQVFYLLTEGIVFNIMEEENGHTNLYLAKESTTAFIQLLPGLQPIVEGLLPESMASNATFKNLLGYLMANDENGLPYLWNSANTIDLGLGLLPPK encoded by the coding sequence ATGAGAACTTTGAAAAAACTTCTTTATGTAGCTTGTACAGCTTCCCTCCTTACATCTTGCGAGGAAACCTATAATGACAAGCTATTCTGGCCGGGAGAGCTCAACCAGGAGTATGGCTCATACATCAAACCAGCCACTTTAGACCTGACCTACAGCGGAGAAAAACTTGTTGGAAAAACTGTCGATTTCAAAACAGACGACAGTGAAAAAGGAACCATCACACTGAACGACATTATTCCGGGAGAAAAAACAACTCCTATCCAAATCGATTTATGCGAACAGGGAGATTCCTATACATTCAGTGGAAAGAATATCACAATGAAAGGGGCAACGGTGACATACAGCGGAACCCTCACTCCGAAAACGATGAAACTGGATTTGAATGTAGCAATGCCACAAAGTAAATGGGGAAAAAGTTACGGTTTATCCGGCTTTACGAAAGGCAAGAAAATGATTGTCGGAACCAGTGGAGGACAATACGTATGGAAAGAATCATCGAGTGAAATATTGACCGGAGCATTCTATGTCCATCTGGACGATGTAGAATTAACCAAATCGGGCAGCACACTGTTCATGAGAATGAAACTGGTTCAGAATGCGCTTTGCTATTTCATCCCGCAACTTCTTCAATCAGTCACCTTGCAACCCGACGGTAACGTGATCGCCAATTACACTACCAGTCCGGTATATATTGGCAGTATCCCTATCAGTAACATAGATCCCGATAAAGATACGGGGACGATTGCCCTATTTGTCATCAAGTTCATGCTTGGTACATTAAAAGAGAGCGACATTACCAGTGTGCTGGCAGATCGCACATGGGCGGCTTCCCCCATCAATCTGATTACCTGGGCAGCAAACAACGGACAGATTAAGATGAACCTCAATCTGCCGGCCATCATCGGTCTGACTACCCAGGACGGTGAGACTCCCATAGATCCGGGACTGATTTCAGGCATTACGGAAGCTCTTGCCAAGTCGAACCCTATTCAATTGAAAAAGTTGCTTGGAACTTTAAATGCCATACTCGACAATCAGTTCCTCGGCATCATTGCTAATATGGATGATGCTAGTTTCCGGCAAGTATTCTACTTGCTGACCGAGGGCATTGTCTTTAACATAATGGAAGAAGAGAACGGGCATACCAATCTTTATCTGGCCAAAGAATCGACCACGGCTTTCATTCAGTTATTACCCGGATTGCAGCCGATAGTGGAAGGATTGCTTCCGGAAAGCATGGCGAGCAATGCGACCTTCAAGAATCTACTCGGATACCTCATGGCAAATGACGAGAATGGATTGCCTTACCTATGGAATTCTGCCAATACGATTGATTTGGGACTAGGCCTTTTACCCCCGAAATAA
- a CDS encoding helix-turn-helix domain-containing protein yields the protein MIINDSFPKFDLPIDFIADDSITGDILNYYSNFPCKIKAGVFVLCTEGMVKATINLLEVVIRKNDFVIVLPNSFIQIHEVSSDTRISFAGFSSDFMLSGNYVEILLDSMPMILNSPVISLQDDIAGLYRNVYLLLIRAYTLPHSLENKDIIRSILAIFLQGTKELYKRYGRKLDEPLRREQELYRQFIQLLMAHYTSEHEVAFYAEKCGVTAAHFSSAIRRASGYSPLAIITEIIIMNAKAQLKTTRLPVKEIAFSLGFNNHSFFNKYFRKQVKMTPLEYREK from the coding sequence ATGATAATAAACGACTCCTTTCCCAAATTTGACCTTCCGATTGATTTTATAGCAGATGATAGTATCACTGGAGATATTTTAAACTATTACAGTAATTTCCCATGCAAAATAAAAGCCGGTGTCTTTGTACTCTGTACCGAAGGGATGGTGAAAGCTACCATTAATTTGTTGGAGGTTGTCATTCGTAAGAATGATTTTGTAATTGTCCTTCCTAATTCGTTTATTCAGATACACGAAGTTTCGTCTGATACCCGCATTTCTTTTGCCGGTTTTTCATCCGATTTTATGCTTTCCGGCAACTATGTGGAAATCCTGCTAGACTCTATGCCTATGATCTTAAATAGCCCTGTCATTTCTCTGCAAGACGATATTGCCGGCTTGTATCGAAATGTATATCTTTTGCTGATTCGTGCTTATACACTTCCACATTCATTGGAAAATAAAGACATAATACGCTCCATACTGGCTATTTTCTTACAGGGAACGAAAGAACTGTATAAACGCTATGGCAGGAAGCTTGACGAACCTTTGAGAAGAGAGCAGGAGTTGTACAGGCAGTTTATACAGCTGCTGATGGCTCATTATACCAGTGAGCATGAAGTGGCATTTTATGCAGAAAAGTGTGGAGTTACTGCAGCGCATTTCTCTAGTGCAATTCGGAGAGCAAGCGGATACAGTCCGTTGGCAATCATCACGGAGATTATTATCATGAACGCGAAAGCACAACTGAAAACCACCCGGTTGCCGGTAAAAGAAATAGCATTCTCTTTGGGCTTTAACAATCATTCCTTTTTCAATAAATACTTCCGTAAACAGGTGAAGATGACTCCGCTGGAATATCGCGAGAAATAA
- a CDS encoding carbohydrate-binding domain-containing protein: MKRIVLFWIPLLLLLLVNCTTESFDFGDQEGILVEGSGGGGSSQPNPTIPEGSEDLLGFTIAFDESDRTTYGSMSETVTSDDDFIENSQFASVVTITYNGTTATVGNGVSGVEVSSNGAHIVVNSTVSGVEYVLNGTTTNGSFKVYSEKKFKLSLAGVSILNPVGAAINIQSSKRVFVVCADETTNVLTDGSSYTATTDGEDMKACLFSEGQLIFSGGGSLTVTGNYKHAITSDDYVRFRSGCNITVVSAKKDGIHTNESVIIGGGILNISSDGDAIQCEEGGITMTGGFAKLSTTDNKAHGLKSCLDVVISGGAIQAQVAGAASKGISCDGNLTISGGKLTAFTSQTALYEDNDLSSCAGIKCDGNILITGGEIAIQSTGGAGKGINCDGSITINDGTVKVITTGTQCVYGKLDSSAKGIKADGALTINGGTVLVKATGGEGSEGIESKSVLTVNEGTVAVLCYDDCMNASNSIVLNGGNIYCYSSGNDGIDSNGTLTITGGVIVSSGTTSPEDGFDCDQNTFKITGGIVLGIGGGTSTPTSSVCTQRTVIYGGSGSNGEILNIQSADGTSVLTYQIPRAYSQMTVLFSSPNLTSGGSYTISKGGTVSGGSEFFGLYSGATYSGGTQAATFTASSMVTQVGSTSGGGQPGGGGGGHGPGGWGW, from the coding sequence ATGAAAAGAATAGTGTTGTTTTGGATACCGCTTTTATTGCTGTTGTTGGTGAATTGTACGACGGAATCATTCGATTTCGGCGATCAGGAAGGAATATTGGTCGAAGGTTCGGGAGGTGGAGGAAGCAGTCAGCCCAACCCGACGATTCCCGAGGGATCGGAAGACTTATTGGGATTTACAATCGCTTTTGATGAAAGTGATAGGACGACGTATGGAAGCATGTCGGAAACGGTCACTTCCGATGATGATTTTATAGAGAACTCCCAATTTGCCTCCGTGGTGACGATTACCTATAATGGAACGACTGCCACGGTAGGTAATGGAGTTTCCGGAGTGGAAGTATCTTCCAATGGGGCGCATATTGTGGTCAATTCTACGGTCAGCGGAGTAGAGTATGTGTTGAACGGGACTACTACGAACGGCTCGTTCAAGGTATACAGCGAAAAGAAATTCAAATTATCACTGGCGGGGGTGTCTATACTCAATCCGGTAGGTGCTGCCATTAATATCCAGTCTTCCAAACGTGTGTTTGTGGTATGCGCGGATGAAACAACGAATGTGTTGACAGATGGGTCTTCTTATACGGCAACTACTGATGGAGAGGATATGAAAGCCTGTCTGTTCAGTGAGGGGCAGCTCATTTTCAGTGGAGGCGGTTCACTCACAGTTACCGGAAATTATAAACATGCCATCACAAGCGATGATTATGTGCGTTTCCGTAGCGGGTGTAATATTACGGTAGTTTCGGCCAAAAAAGATGGAATCCATACCAATGAATCTGTGATTATCGGCGGCGGAATACTGAATATATCTTCAGACGGCGATGCTATTCAGTGTGAAGAGGGAGGAATTACGATGACCGGAGGCTTTGCAAAACTCTCTACAACGGATAATAAAGCGCATGGGTTGAAATCCTGTCTGGATGTGGTAATCAGTGGCGGTGCTATTCAGGCACAAGTGGCGGGAGCAGCCTCCAAAGGAATATCCTGTGATGGTAACCTGACCATCTCCGGAGGAAAGCTGACTGCATTCACTTCTCAAACCGCTCTTTATGAAGATAATGATTTAAGTTCGTGTGCAGGAATTAAATGTGACGGAAATATCCTGATTACAGGAGGGGAAATCGCTATTCAGAGTACAGGTGGAGCCGGTAAAGGTATCAACTGTGACGGTTCGATTACCATCAATGACGGCACGGTGAAAGTGATAACTACCGGTACGCAGTGTGTATATGGCAAGCTCGATTCGTCGGCAAAAGGAATCAAAGCGGACGGTGCGTTGACAATCAATGGAGGAACGGTGCTTGTGAAGGCTACCGGTGGGGAAGGCAGTGAGGGTATCGAGAGTAAAAGTGTGTTGACTGTCAATGAGGGTACAGTTGCCGTGCTTTGTTACGATGACTGTATGAATGCAAGTAACAGCATTGTTCTTAATGGTGGCAATATTTATTGTTATAGTTCCGGAAATGACGGCATTGACTCTAATGGTACGTTGACCATTACGGGGGGAGTGATCGTATCGTCGGGTACTACTTCTCCCGAAGACGGATTCGATTGCGATCAGAATACCTTTAAGATTACCGGGGGGATTGTTCTGGGTATTGGAGGAGGAACAAGTACACCTACATCAAGTGTATGTACGCAACGCACTGTGATCTATGGCGGTTCGGGAAGTAACGGAGAAATACTGAATATCCAGTCGGCCGACGGAACCAGCGTACTGACCTATCAGATTCCCCGTGCTTATTCTCAAATGACGGTATTATTCAGTAGTCCGAATCTGACCTCGGGCGGTAGTTATACTATCTCAAAAGGAGGAACGGTTTCCGGTGGTTCCGAGTTCTTCGGGTTATATTCGGGAGCCACTTATTCCGGTGGCACGCAGGCGGCAACATTTACTGCCAGTTCGATGGTGACACAAGTCGGCAGCACTTCCGGCGGTGGCCAGCCCGGTGGTGGAGGCGGTGGACATGGACCTGGTGGATGGGGATGGTAA